A window from Bradysia coprophila strain Holo2 chromosome X unlocalized genomic scaffold, BU_Bcop_v1 contig_20, whole genome shotgun sequence encodes these proteins:
- the LOC119068651 gene encoding achaete-scute complex protein T3-like: protein MATAVLRNMTLGQNLHIVSNNCVIVSNQQTPVIMHHHGKRPIAPATEQRSHVMAQLDQNLNKKAKMSYTHMGPYGTQPASVQRRNARERNRVKQVNNGFANLRQHIPPDVITALTNGGRGASKKLSKVDTLKLAVEYIRRLKDLLDENDSETGSTSTHSQSSSSSYYAASPMQHSPSLQNSIPPPPCSEASVSPTPSFISDGSNGHSYVQQPAQFKYEVYDTYNPEDEELLDCITWWQQQ, encoded by the coding sequence ATGGCAACAGCGGTTCTCCGTAACATGACACTAGGACAAAATTTACACATTGTTTCGAACAATTGTGTTATCGTTTCAAATCAACAAACACCGGTGATCATGCATCATCACGGCAAACGACCAATTGCACCGGCAACGGAACAACGTTCACATGTTATGGCCCAGCTCGATCAAAATCTGAacaaaaaagcgaaaatgAGCTACACACATATGGGCCCATACGGAACCCAGCCGGCATCCGTACAGCGAAGGAATGCCCGCGAACGGAATCGTGTGAAACAAGTGAACAACGGATTTGCCAATCTTCGCCAACACATTCCGCCAGACGTTATCACTGCATTGACCAATGGCGGTCGCGGTGCCAGTAAAAAGTTAAGCAAAGTAGACACACTGAAATTGGCTGTTGAATATATCCGACGATTAAAAGACTTACTGGATGAAAACGATTCGGAAACGGGTAGCACAAGTACGCATAGTCAGTCGTCGAGTTCATCATATTATGCCGCTAGTCCAATGCAACATAGTCCATCGTTACAAAATTCAATACCTCCACCGCCGTGTTCAGAAGCATCCGTTTCACCTACACCCTCATTCATCTCAGATGGTTCGAATGGTCATTCCTATGTACAGCAGCCAGCCCAATTCAAATATGAAGTTTACGACACATACAATCCAGAGGACGAAGAGTTATTAGATTGTATTACATGGTGGCAACAGCAATGA